Proteins from a genomic interval of Callospermophilus lateralis isolate mCalLat2 chromosome 1, mCalLat2.hap1, whole genome shotgun sequence:
- the Sec22c gene encoding vesicle-trafficking protein SEC22c, whose protein sequence is MSMIFFASVVRVRDGLPLSASTDFYHTQDFLECRRRLKTLALRLAQYPGRGSAESCDFCIHFSSSGDVACMAICSRQYPAAMAFCFLETLWWEFTASYDTTCIGLASRPYAFLEFDSVIQKMKWHFNYVSSSQIKSSLEKIQEELEFQPPVVLTLEDTDVANGMMNGHIPMHSEPAPNFRMEPVTALGILSLVLNIMCAALNLIRGVHLAEHSLQVAREEIGNILAFLIPFVACIFQCYLYLFYSPARTMKVVLMLLFICLGNVYLHGLRNLWQILFHIGVAFLSSYQILTRQLQEKQSDCGV, encoded by the exons ATGTCCATGATCTTTTTTGCCAGTGTGGTACGGGTGAGGGATGGACTGCCCCTCTCAGCCTCTACTGACTTTTACCACACCCAAGATTTTCTGGAATGCAGGAGACGTCTCAAGACTTTAGCCTTGCGACTGGCCCAGTATCCAGGTCGAGGCTCTGCAGAAAGCTGTGACTTTTGTATACA tttttcttcTTCTGGGGACGTAGCCTGCATGGCTATCTGCTCCCGCCAGTATCCAGCAGCCATGGCCTTCTGCTTCCTGGAGACCCTGTGGTGGGAATTCACAGCTTCCTATGACACCACCTGCATTGGCCTCGCCTCCAGGCCATACGCTTTTCTCGAGTTTG ACAGCGTCATTCAGAAAATGAAGTGGCATTTTAACTATGTAAGTTCCTCTCAGATAAAAAGCAGCTTGGAGAAAATTCAGGAGGAGCTGGAGTTCCAGCCTCCAGTAGTTCTTACTTTGGAGGACACAGATGTGGCAAATGGGATGATGAACGGTCACATACCAATGCACTCAGAGCCTG CTCCTAATTTCCGAATGGAGCCAGTGACGGCCCTGGGGATTCTCTCCCTCGTCCTCAACATCATGTGCGCTGCTCTGAACCTCATTCGTGGTGTTCATCTCGCAGAACATTCTTTACAG GTTGCCCGTGAGGAAATTGGAAACATTCTGGCTTTTCTTATTCCTTTCGTAGCCTGTATTTTCCAG TGTTATTTGTACCTGTTCTACAGTCCAGCCAGGACTATGAAGGTGGTGCTGATGCTGCTCTTTATTTGCCTGGGTAATGTGTACCTGCATGGGCTGAGGAACCTCTGGCAGATCCTTTTCCACATAGGAGTGGCTTTTCTGTCTTCGTACCAGATACTGACAAGACAGCTTCAGGAAAAGCAGTCTGACTGTGGAGTGTGA
- the Vipr1 gene encoding vasoactive intestinal polypeptide receptor 1 isoform X3, producing MTRHQVWMRWAVRQPWSFSSTVSWPTSSGCWWRASTCIPCLPSPSSPSGSTSGGVPSTFTMVWTIIRIQFEDYGCWDTINSSLWWIIKAPILTSILVNFVLFICIIRILVQKLRPPDIGKNDSSPYSRLAKSTLLLIPLFGVHYIMFAFFPDNFKAEVKMVFELVVGSFQGFVVAILYCFLNGEVQAELRRKWRRWHLQGVLGWNPKHQNPWGGSSGATCSTQVSMLTRVSPSARRSSSFQAEVSLV from the exons ATGACAAGGCATCAAGTTTGGATGAG GTGGGCTGTAAGGCAGCCGTGGTCTTTTTCCAGTACTGTGTCATGGCCAACTTCTTCTGGCTGCTGGTGGAGGGCCTCTACCTGCATACCCTGCTTGCCGTCTCCTTCTTCTCCGAGCGGAAGTACTTCTGGGG GGGTGCCCAGCACATTCACCATGGTGTGGACCATCATCAGGATCCAGTTTGAGGATTATGG GTGCTGGGACACCATCAACTCCTCATTGTGGTGGATCATAAAGGCCCCCATCCTCACCTCCATCTTG GTGAACTTCGTCCTGTTTATTTGCATCATCCGAATCCTGGTTCAGAAACTGCGACCCCCCGATATCGGGAAGAATGACAGCAGTCCATACTC GAGGCTGGCCAAGTCCACGCTCCTGCTGATCCCCCTGTTTGGAGTGCACTACATCATGTTTGCCTTCTTCCCAGACAACTTTAAGGCTGAAGTGAAAATGGTCTTTGAGCTCGTCGTGGGATCTTTCCAG GGTTTTGTGGTGGCCATCCTCTACTGCTTTCTCAATGGAGAG GTGCAGGCTGAGCTGCGGCGGAAGTGGCGACGCTGGCACCTGCAGGGCGTTCTGGGATGGAACCCCAAACACCAGAACCCATGGGGAGGCAGCAGCGGCGCCACGTGCAGCACGCAAGTCTCTATGCTGACCCGCGTCAGCCCCAGCGCGCGCCGCTCCTCCAGCTTCCAGGCCGAAGTCTCCCTGGTCTGA